Proteins from a single region of Malaclemys terrapin pileata isolate rMalTer1 chromosome 23, rMalTer1.hap1, whole genome shotgun sequence:
- the NACC1 gene encoding nucleus accumbens-associated protein 1 isoform X3, whose amino-acid sequence MAQTLQMEIPNFGNSILECLNEQRLQGLYCDVSVVVKGHAFKAHRAVLAASSSYFRDLFNNSKSAVVELPAAVQPQSFQQILSFCYTGRLSMNVGDQFLLMYTAGFLQIQEIMEKGTEFFLKVSSPSCDSQGLHAEETPSSEPQSPVAQTSTWPSCNTPLPLVSRVKTEQQESDSVQCTFVVKRLWDNGQKEGGGGGGGGGGGNNGSRKMAKFSTQDLGGNRQQQQQGAQAGGGGGSGVVSGPSTSDQTSPGTSSAYTSDSPSSYHNEEDEEEDAAEEGSDEQYRQICNMYTMYSMMNVGQTAAAAAEKVEALPDQVASESRNRIRVRQDLASLPAELINQIGNRCHPKLYDEGDPAEKLELVTGTNVYITRAQLMNCHVSAGTRHKVLLRRLLASFFDRNTLANSCGTGIRSSTNDPSRKPLDSRVLHAVKFYCQNFAPNFKESEMNAIAADMCTNARRVVRKSWIPKLKLLMAEGDTYTTFINDTGKMEPDIMGVEHNFETGSHDGDAGTSAESLQ is encoded by the exons ATGGCGCAGACGCTGCAGATGGAGATCCCCAACTTCGGCAACAGCATCCTGGAGTGCCTGAACGAGCAGCGCCTGCAGGGGTTGTACTGCGACGTCTCGGTGGTGGTGAAAGGCCACGCCTTCAAGGCTCACCGGGCCGTCCTGGCGGCCAGCAGCTCCTACTTCCGGGACCTTTTCAACAACAGCAAGAGCGCGGTGGTGGAGCTGCCGGCGGCGGTGCAGCCCCAGTCCTTCCAGCAGATTCTCAGCTTCTGCTACACGGGCCGGCTGAGCATGAACGTGGGAGACCAGTTCCTGCTGATGTACACGGCCGGCTTCCTCCAGATCCAGGAGATCATGGAGAAAGGGACTGAGTTCTTCCTGAAGGTCAGCTCCCCCAGCTGCGACTCCCAGGGCCTGCACGCCGAGGAGACCCCTTCCTCCGAGCCCCAGAGCCCCGTGGCCCAGACCTCCACCTGGCCCTCCTGTAACACCCCCTTGCCCCTGGTGTCCCGCGTCAAGACAGAGCAGCAGGAGTCGGACTCCGTCCAGTGCACTTTCGTGGTCAAGCGGCTCTGGGACAACGGCCAGAAGGAGGGAGGAGGCggcggaggtgggggaggaggaggcaacaACGGGAGCCGCAAAATGGCCAAGTTCTCCACGCAGGACCTAGGAGGCaaccggcagcagcagcagcagggggcgcAAGCAGGAGGAGGCGGCGGGTCCGGCGTGGTTAGCGGGCCCAGCACGTCCGACCAGACCAGCCCCGGCACGTCCAGCGCCTACACGAGCGACAGCCCAAGCTCCTATCACAACgaggaggatgaagaggaggacGCGGCCGAGGAAGGCTCCGATGAGCAGTATCGGCAGATCTGCAACATGTACACGATGTACAGCATGATGAATGTAGGGCAGACAG cagcagcagccgcagaGAAGGTGGAAGCCCTGCCCGACCAGGTGGCCTCTGAGTCTCGCAACCGGATCCGGGTGCGGCAGGACTTAGCGTCGCTGCCGGCCGAGCTCATCAACCAGATCGGGAACCGGTGTCACCCCAAGCTGTACGACGAGGGCGACCCTGCTGAGAAGCTGGAGCTCGTGACAG GCACGAACGTGTACATCACCCGGGCGCAGCTGATGAACTGCCATGTCAGCGCGGGGACGCGGCACAAAGTGCTTCTGAGGCGGCTTCTGGCCTCCTTTTTCGATCG GAACACTCTGGCAAACAGCTGCGGCACCGGCATCCGCTCGTCCACCAACGACCCCAGCCGGAAGCCGCTGGACAGCAGGGTCCTGCATGCCGTGAAGT TCTACTGCCAGAACTTCGCCCCCAACTTCAAAGAGAGCGAGATGAATGCCATCGCCGCCGACATGTGCACGAATGCCCGGCGCGTGGTCCGTAAGAGCTGGATCCCCAAACTGAAGCTGCTGATGGCAGAAGGGGACACCTACACCACGTTCATCAACGACACTGGGAAGATGGAGCCGGACATCATGGGAGTGGAGCACAACTTTGAGACAGGCAGTCACGACGGGGATGCAGGGACCTCGGCCGAGAGCCTCCAGTAA
- the NACC1 gene encoding nucleus accumbens-associated protein 1 isoform X1, translating into MAQTLQMEIPNFGNSILECLNEQRLQGLYCDVSVVVKGHAFKAHRAVLAASSSYFRDLFNNSKSAVVELPAAVQPQSFQQILSFCYTGRLSMNVGDQFLLMYTAGFLQIQEIMEKGTEFFLKVSSPSCDSQGLHAEETPSSEPQSPVAQTSTWPSCNTPLPLVSRVKTEQQESDSVQCTFVVKRLWDNGQKEGGGGGGGGGGGNNGSRKMAKFSTQDLGGNRQQQQQGAQAGGGGGSGVVSGPSTSDQTSPGTSSAYTSDSPSSYHNEEDEEEDAAEEGSDEQYRQICNMYTMYSMMNVGQTAAAAAEKVEALPDQVASESRNRIRVRQDLASLPAELINQIGNRCHPKLYDEGDPAEKLELVTGTNVYITRAQLMNCHVSAGTRHKVLLRRLLASFFDRNTLANSCGTGIRSSTNDPSRKPLDSRVLHAVKFYCQNFAPNFKESEMNAIAADMCTNARRVVRKSWIPKLKLLMAEGDTYTTFINDTGKMEPDIMGVEHNFETGSHDGDAGTSAESLQFCL; encoded by the exons ATGGCGCAGACGCTGCAGATGGAGATCCCCAACTTCGGCAACAGCATCCTGGAGTGCCTGAACGAGCAGCGCCTGCAGGGGTTGTACTGCGACGTCTCGGTGGTGGTGAAAGGCCACGCCTTCAAGGCTCACCGGGCCGTCCTGGCGGCCAGCAGCTCCTACTTCCGGGACCTTTTCAACAACAGCAAGAGCGCGGTGGTGGAGCTGCCGGCGGCGGTGCAGCCCCAGTCCTTCCAGCAGATTCTCAGCTTCTGCTACACGGGCCGGCTGAGCATGAACGTGGGAGACCAGTTCCTGCTGATGTACACGGCCGGCTTCCTCCAGATCCAGGAGATCATGGAGAAAGGGACTGAGTTCTTCCTGAAGGTCAGCTCCCCCAGCTGCGACTCCCAGGGCCTGCACGCCGAGGAGACCCCTTCCTCCGAGCCCCAGAGCCCCGTGGCCCAGACCTCCACCTGGCCCTCCTGTAACACCCCCTTGCCCCTGGTGTCCCGCGTCAAGACAGAGCAGCAGGAGTCGGACTCCGTCCAGTGCACTTTCGTGGTCAAGCGGCTCTGGGACAACGGCCAGAAGGAGGGAGGAGGCggcggaggtgggggaggaggaggcaacaACGGGAGCCGCAAAATGGCCAAGTTCTCCACGCAGGACCTAGGAGGCaaccggcagcagcagcagcagggggcgcAAGCAGGAGGAGGCGGCGGGTCCGGCGTGGTTAGCGGGCCCAGCACGTCCGACCAGACCAGCCCCGGCACGTCCAGCGCCTACACGAGCGACAGCCCAAGCTCCTATCACAACgaggaggatgaagaggaggacGCGGCCGAGGAAGGCTCCGATGAGCAGTATCGGCAGATCTGCAACATGTACACGATGTACAGCATGATGAATGTAGGGCAGACAG cagcagcagccgcagaGAAGGTGGAAGCCCTGCCCGACCAGGTGGCCTCTGAGTCTCGCAACCGGATCCGGGTGCGGCAGGACTTAGCGTCGCTGCCGGCCGAGCTCATCAACCAGATCGGGAACCGGTGTCACCCCAAGCTGTACGACGAGGGCGACCCTGCTGAGAAGCTGGAGCTCGTGACAG GCACGAACGTGTACATCACCCGGGCGCAGCTGATGAACTGCCATGTCAGCGCGGGGACGCGGCACAAAGTGCTTCTGAGGCGGCTTCTGGCCTCCTTTTTCGATCG GAACACTCTGGCAAACAGCTGCGGCACCGGCATCCGCTCGTCCACCAACGACCCCAGCCGGAAGCCGCTGGACAGCAGGGTCCTGCATGCCGTGAAGT TCTACTGCCAGAACTTCGCCCCCAACTTCAAAGAGAGCGAGATGAATGCCATCGCCGCCGACATGTGCACGAATGCCCGGCGCGTGGTCCGTAAGAGCTGGATCCCCAAACTGAAGCTGCTGATGGCAGAAGGGGACACCTACACCACGTTCATCAACGACACTGGGAAGATGGAGCCGGACATCATGGGAGTGGAGCACAACTTTGAGACAGGCAGTCACGACGGGGATGCAGGGACCTCGGCCGAGAGCCTCCA GTTCTGTTTATAG
- the NACC1 gene encoding nucleus accumbens-associated protein 1 isoform X2 — protein sequence MAQTLQMEIPNFGNSILECLNEQRLQGLYCDVSVVVKGHAFKAHRAVLAASSSYFRDLFNNSKSAVVELPAAVQPQSFQQILSFCYTGRLSMNVGDQFLLMYTAGFLQIQEIMEKGTEFFLKVSSPSCDSQGLHAEETPSSEPQSPVAQTSTWPSCNTPLPLVSRVKTEQQESDSVQCTFVVKRLWDNGQKEGGGGGGGGGGGNNGSRKMAKFSTQDLGGNRQQQQQGAQAGGGGGSGVVSGPSTSDQTSPGTSSAYTSDSPSSYHNEEDEEEDAAEEGSDEQYRQICNMYTMYSMMNVGQTAAAAEKVEALPDQVASESRNRIRVRQDLASLPAELINQIGNRCHPKLYDEGDPAEKLELVTGTNVYITRAQLMNCHVSAGTRHKVLLRRLLASFFDRNTLANSCGTGIRSSTNDPSRKPLDSRVLHAVKFYCQNFAPNFKESEMNAIAADMCTNARRVVRKSWIPKLKLLMAEGDTYTTFINDTGKMEPDIMGVEHNFETGSHDGDAGTSAESLQFCL from the exons ATGGCGCAGACGCTGCAGATGGAGATCCCCAACTTCGGCAACAGCATCCTGGAGTGCCTGAACGAGCAGCGCCTGCAGGGGTTGTACTGCGACGTCTCGGTGGTGGTGAAAGGCCACGCCTTCAAGGCTCACCGGGCCGTCCTGGCGGCCAGCAGCTCCTACTTCCGGGACCTTTTCAACAACAGCAAGAGCGCGGTGGTGGAGCTGCCGGCGGCGGTGCAGCCCCAGTCCTTCCAGCAGATTCTCAGCTTCTGCTACACGGGCCGGCTGAGCATGAACGTGGGAGACCAGTTCCTGCTGATGTACACGGCCGGCTTCCTCCAGATCCAGGAGATCATGGAGAAAGGGACTGAGTTCTTCCTGAAGGTCAGCTCCCCCAGCTGCGACTCCCAGGGCCTGCACGCCGAGGAGACCCCTTCCTCCGAGCCCCAGAGCCCCGTGGCCCAGACCTCCACCTGGCCCTCCTGTAACACCCCCTTGCCCCTGGTGTCCCGCGTCAAGACAGAGCAGCAGGAGTCGGACTCCGTCCAGTGCACTTTCGTGGTCAAGCGGCTCTGGGACAACGGCCAGAAGGAGGGAGGAGGCggcggaggtgggggaggaggaggcaacaACGGGAGCCGCAAAATGGCCAAGTTCTCCACGCAGGACCTAGGAGGCaaccggcagcagcagcagcagggggcgcAAGCAGGAGGAGGCGGCGGGTCCGGCGTGGTTAGCGGGCCCAGCACGTCCGACCAGACCAGCCCCGGCACGTCCAGCGCCTACACGAGCGACAGCCCAAGCTCCTATCACAACgaggaggatgaagaggaggacGCGGCCGAGGAAGGCTCCGATGAGCAGTATCGGCAGATCTGCAACATGTACACGATGTACAGCATGATGAATGTAGGGCAGACAG cagcagccgcagaGAAGGTGGAAGCCCTGCCCGACCAGGTGGCCTCTGAGTCTCGCAACCGGATCCGGGTGCGGCAGGACTTAGCGTCGCTGCCGGCCGAGCTCATCAACCAGATCGGGAACCGGTGTCACCCCAAGCTGTACGACGAGGGCGACCCTGCTGAGAAGCTGGAGCTCGTGACAG GCACGAACGTGTACATCACCCGGGCGCAGCTGATGAACTGCCATGTCAGCGCGGGGACGCGGCACAAAGTGCTTCTGAGGCGGCTTCTGGCCTCCTTTTTCGATCG GAACACTCTGGCAAACAGCTGCGGCACCGGCATCCGCTCGTCCACCAACGACCCCAGCCGGAAGCCGCTGGACAGCAGGGTCCTGCATGCCGTGAAGT TCTACTGCCAGAACTTCGCCCCCAACTTCAAAGAGAGCGAGATGAATGCCATCGCCGCCGACATGTGCACGAATGCCCGGCGCGTGGTCCGTAAGAGCTGGATCCCCAAACTGAAGCTGCTGATGGCAGAAGGGGACACCTACACCACGTTCATCAACGACACTGGGAAGATGGAGCCGGACATCATGGGAGTGGAGCACAACTTTGAGACAGGCAGTCACGACGGGGATGCAGGGACCTCGGCCGAGAGCCTCCA GTTCTGTTTATAG